The following proteins are co-located in the Saccharomycodes ludwigii strain NBRC 1722 chromosome V, whole genome shotgun sequence genome:
- the ZRT3 gene encoding Zn(2+) transporter ZRT3 (similar to Saccharomyces cerevisiae YKL175W | ZRT3 | Zinc-Regulated Transporter), giving the protein MFAFTELSIPRWVIFTIISSFLCILGVLTVPIISTLYSSKNKKKRETVNSTLLNYGLSISSGSMLTTSLYKILPKTNEKNKVVVFIGFASGILTSLFLNFIVHAYASESLIHCSHGDADISSEGEGDEEQYLLHYDTYHNYTDNDPALQSQEQNSNLTVSTSNYAHKNENNHRKTQDLKHDEALPSLTKKKSFIDRILHRDDLIGSCKTFSNKCHSPSAIVNTDSNAAINNNNAGVSATNDTFTDNNNNVENAPQHNIQNEDNVCLGSAIGYDLQNLDQYRKNFFDYENCSSVIPSVQHPTQDMIEHNHNNSGTNHHNHNTTFRSNSVVKHGSISSLPLSAHQNHLDDHHHHVETPFSKLLSIGIQTCVVLTLHKIPEGLILFYTNVKDSTGAQYDLSEKIDEQNNTLGFSIFLSLAIHNFIEGFSMCLPLYTALSSKIKAILIVSVLAGGSQPLGAVLGYLLKKYTGSKDKDDIKSSKTELWLLSITAGFLFVISLQMFQTAIGFSDVHTNNDDEHGYMSNNSYEGSSEQEQEQEEEGHTKHTVGTACVKWCCLGSLLIILTGLFV; this is encoded by the coding sequence ATGTTTGCTTTTACCGAATTATCGATACCAAGATGGGTCATTTTTACAATCATATCATCGTTTTTGTGTATATTAGGTGTACTAACAGTCCCAATAATATCAACACTTTATAgctcaaaaaataaaaaaaaaagagaaactGTCAATTCAACATTGTTGAATTATGGCTTATCTATTTCGAGTGGCTCGATGTTAACTACAAGtttatacaaaatattaCCCAAAactaatgaaaaaaataaagtagtTGTTTTTATCGGATTTGCTTCTGGTATTTTGAccagtttatttttgaatttcaTTGTACATGCTTATGCAAGTGAATCCTTGATACATTGTTCTCACGGGGATGCTGATATCAGTTCAGAAGGAGAGGGCGACGAAGAACAATATTTACTCCATTATGATACTTATCATAACTACACCGATAATGATCCTGCCTTGCAATCACAAGAGCAAAACTCAAATCTTACCGTGTCTACTTCAAATTATGCccataaaaatgaaaacaatcATCGTAAAACACAGGATTTAAAACATGACGAGGCTTTACCCTCATTaactaaaaagaaatcattTATCGATCGAATTTTACATAGAGATGACTTAATAGGTTCATGcaaaactttttctaaCAAATGTCATTCTCCCAGTGCTATTGTCAATACAGATTCCAATGCCgctatcaataataataacgctGGTGTTTCTGCTACCAATGATACATTTAccgataataataataacgttGAAAATGCTCCTCAGCACAATATTCAAAATGAGGACAATGTATGTTTAGGAAGCGCTATAGGTTATGACTTGCAAAATTTGGACCAATAcagaaaaaatttctttgaTTACGAAAATTGCTCTTCCGTTATACCATCTGTTCAACATCCAACACAAGATATGATTGAACATAATCACAATAACAGCGGCACTAATCACCACAACCATAATACTACATTTAGATCAAATTCTGTTGTGAAACATGGAAGTATTTCCAGTCTGCCACTATCAGCTCATCAAAATCATTTAGATGACCACCATCATCATGTAGAGACGCCATTTTCCAAGTTATTATCGATTGGTATTCAAACATGCGTGGTACTAACTTTACACAAGATACCCGAaggtttaattttattttacacCAACGTCAAAGATTCAACTGGTGCCCAGTATGATTTGTCTGAAAAAATTGAcgaacaaaataatactttaggcttttcaatttttttaagtttggCAATTCATAATTTCATTGAGGGATTTTCAATGTGTTTACCATTATATACTGCCTTATCAAGTAAAATCAAAGCTATATTAATTGTTAGTGTGTTAGCTGGTGGCTCTCAACCGTTAGGTGCCGTACTtggttatttattaaaaaaatataccgGATCAAAGGATAAGGATGATATAAAATCCTCCAAGACAGAGTTATGGTTACTAAGTATTACTGCTGggtttttgtttgttatttcACTACAAATGTTCCAAACAGCTATTGGTTTTAGTGATGTTCatactaataatgatgatgagcATGGATATATGAGCAATAATAGTTATGAAGGAAGTAGCgaacaagaacaagaacaagaagaagaaggacACACAAAGCATACTGTAGGTACTGCCTGTGTTAAATGGTGTTGTTTGGGATCTTTGTTGATTATATTAACTGGCTTATTTGTATAA
- the SET2 gene encoding histone methyltransferase SET2 (similar to Saccharomyces cerevisiae YJL168C | SET2 | SET domain-containing), with amino-acid sequence MSVKLYLNKEDKTQEAYKTFYSLNECQYLNDEIGLGKHTEQFMECDCDEDFHDGVNYACGEDSDCINRLTYIECVNDLCTTCGRDCRNQRFQRKQYAPIAIFQTEKKGYGVRAEDNISSNQFIYEYIGEVITEKEFRRRMAEYDQQKIKHFYFMMLQAGEFIDATKKGSPARFCNHSCNPNAYVSKWVVAGKLKMGIFAKRDILKGEEITFDYNVDRYGAMAQPCYCEEPTCIGFLGGKTQTDAAMLLPKNYADALGVKASIEKKWLKMKKERGESIARDTSINTEFVSSLEATPCSTTEDVNKVMSALLQVDDKLLMEKLLERLISIRDEDLQYQLLRLHGYSCFQRCISILENDFKFLEVFLRFLLDLPKTTKNSLVSSQLDDRILQLKNMYIAKNVENSHANNEIALLCEKLLAKWENFETYTRITKKNFRNKVVDLRRLKLPPGWEIIHENGKPMYYNAQQKMKLHYPPTGTSKTFSSPSSPQPLMVATSFQGNKNGYRGKRPYSTGGGNDYGNANIVNNGNKNNNHVENGRFVKHGRYEDEHVLATPNQLDLSSTSSPHSRSSSPHYTHEQKLNYKKKFEQEKLEELKKREHDELKARLDQESAKKLELAKIIANAKKQSKTTSIPFQKHVTHENGYLEHANYTDAEYKWKHFFAKIVPNEVYRYEAEIGKDNVKTCSKDIVKMLTEREMKKSMTLRNPPREVSKEKKTKIRTFIRDYVNKYISKYKKQ; translated from the coding sequence ATGAGTGTCAAACTATATCTGAATAAAGAAGATAAAACTCAAGAAGcatataaaactttttattccTTAAATGAATGccaatatttaaatgacGAAATAGGACTAGGCAAACATACTGAACAATTCATGGAATGTGATTGTGACGAAGATTTCCATGACGGAGTCAATTATGCTTGTGGAGAGGATTCCGATTGTATCAACAGATTAACATATATCGAATGTGTTAATGATCTATGCACCACTTGCGGGAGGGACTGTAGAAATCAAAGGTTTCAGAGAAAGCAATATGCTCCAATTGCAATTTTccaaacagaaaaaaaggggTATGGTGTTAGGGCAGAAGATAATATATCCAGcaatcaatttatttatgaaTACATAGGGGAGGTCATTACTGAAAAGGAGTTTAGGAGGAGGATGGCTGAATATGACCAACAAAAgattaaacatttttatttcatgaTGCTACAGGCTGGCGAATTTATAGACGCAACTAAAAAGGGGAGCCCGGCTCGGTTTTGTAATCATTCTTGTAACCCCAATGCATATGTTAGTAAGTGGGTTGTTGCtggaaaattaaaaatgggCATCTTTGCTAAAAGGGACATTTTAAAGGGTGAGGAGATTACGTTTGATTATAATGTGGATAGATACGGCGCAATGGCTCAACCTTGTTATTGCGAAGAACCTACTTGTATTGGATTTTTAGGTGGGAAAACTCAAACGGATGCAGCAATGTTATTACCCAAAAATTACGCAGATGCCTTAGGGGTTAAAGCTTCCATTGAGAAGAAATGGcttaaaatgaaaaaggaaagggGTGAAAGTATAGCCAGAGATACTAGTATTAACACCGAATTTGTATCTTCATTAGAAGCGACTCCATGTAGCACAACGGAGGATGTTAACAAAGTAATGAGTGCACTATTACAGGTGGACGATAAATTATTGATGGAAAAACTATTGGAAAGATTGATTTCTATTCGTGACGAGGATTTACAATATCAACTTTTAAGATTACATGGGTATTCTTGTTTCCAAAGGTGTATTAgtattttagaaaatgaCTTCAAGTTTCTAGAAGTTTTCCTACGATTTTTGCTTGATTTACCAAAAACTACCAAAAATAGCTTAGTTTCCTCTCAGTTGGATGATAGAATATTGCAGCTgaaaaatatgtatattgCTAAGAATGTTGAAAATTCACATGCCAATAACGAGATTGCGTTATTATGTGAGAAACTTTTGGCAAAATGggaaaattttgaaacatACACAAgaattaccaaaaaaaactttcGTAATAAAGTTGTAGATTTGAGAAGATTAAAACTACCTCCTGGCTGGGAGATTATTCATGAGAATGGTAAACCCATGTATTATAATGCACAacagaaaatgaaattacACTATCCTCCAACAGGTACGAGCAAAACTTTTTCATCACCGTCTTCGCCACAGCCACTAATGGTTGCAACATCTTTTcaaggaaataaaaatggttaTCGTGGGAAAAGGCCCTATAGTACTGGTGGAGGAAACGACTATGGTAATGCTAATATTGTGAACAATGGCAATAAGAATAACAATCATGTTGAAAACGGAAGATTTGTAAAACATGGCAGATACGAAGATGAACATGTATTGGCAACACCTAATCAATTAGATCTCTCCTCAACCTCTTCTCCTCATAGTAGGAGTTCATCGCCACATTATACCCACGAACAGAAAttgaattacaaaaaaaagtttgagCAGGAAAAGCTGGAGgaattaaagaaaagagaacATGATGAGTTAAAAGCTAGATTAGATCAAGAATCtgcaaaaaaattggagTTGGCCAAAATTATTGCGAACGcaaaaaaacaatccaAAACAACGTCAATTCCATTTCAAAAACATGTTACCCACGAGAATGGTTATCTTGAGCATGCCAATTACACTGATGCCGAATATAAAtggaaacatttttttgctaAGATTGTTCCTAACGAAGTTTATAGATATGAGGCTGAAATTGGGAAAGACAATGTCAAAACCTGTTCCAAAGATATTGTAAAAATGTTGACTGAAAgggaaatgaaaaaaagtatgACACTGAGGAATCCGCCCAGAGAAGTtagcaaagaaaaaaaaaccaaaatacGCACATTTATCAGAGATTATgtgaataaatatatttcaaagtataaaaaacaataa
- a CDS encoding PGA52 family protein (similar to Saccharomyces cerevisiae YJL171C | TOH1 | TOS One Homolog) — translation MEFLTLSLIISLILRFSTAEGLQKRDLSNPSVSEILFEGVGFTGYYSQIKKLVEDGSCDCEIGGSYYFSGPNSPLDEEVAVHFRGPLSLYKFAYYTSEYFDVSDNSTSKSWTRRAYYDSESATTENVTFLTKAGDNSTCLGQALTYASSDGVSKASSATPLGSGNLITSDEEYVIFSNISCSKSGYDKDCGVYRKGIPAYHGYYGTTKMFLFEFKAPTETQENSTSFSYYDMPAIWLLNSHIARTSQYPTNSNCSCWASGCGEFDIFEVMNGTQKNNFYSTFHTFQGTGVLGTGLQAFGHVDRDTEDTMLGGVIFDSVGNTLVFMNNETTFGSSIEVSDISALLNLEEEEEEDDVVVSSLSSISISYSTTSTAKFKNNGHSLFYREDVLSYYISIIILSLLNMLL, via the coding sequence ATGGAATTCCTAACATTATCCCTCATAATTAGTTTAATATTACGATTTTCAACCGCAGAAGGATTACAAAAAAGAGATTTATCAAATCCATCGGTCAGtgaaattttatttgaagGTGTTGGTTTTACAGGGTATTATTCccagataaaaaaattggtagAAGATGGCAGTTGTGATTGTGAAATTGGAGGAAGTTATTACTTTTCAGGACCCAATAGTCCCCTTGATGAAGAAGTTGCTGTTCATTTTAGAGGTCCGTTATCACTATATAAATTTGCTTATTACACATCGGAGTATTTTGATGTAAGTGACAATAGTACCTCCAAGTCATGGACTCGTCGAGCATACTACGATTCTGAATCAGCAACAACGGAAAATGTCacatttttaacaaaagcAGGTGACAATTCAACGTGCTTAGGTCAAGCTTTAACCTATGCCTCCAGTGATGGTGTTTCAAAAGCATCAAGCGCCACACCGTTAGGTTCGGGTAATTTAATCACATCTGATGAAGaatatgttattttttcgAATATTTCATGTTCTAAATCTGGGTATGATAAGGATTGTGGTGTTTATAGAAAGGGGATACCTGCTTACCATGGATACTATGGTACtacaaaaatgtttttatttgaatttaaagCACCTACAGAAACTCAAGAGAACAGTACCTCATTTTCTTATTATGATATGCCTGCTATTTGGCTGTTGAATTCCCATATTGCTAGAACTTCACAATATCCAACAAATAGTAATTGTTCCTGTTGGGCTAGTGGTTGTGGTGagtttgatatttttgaagTTATGAATGGtacccaaaaaaataacttttattCCACTTTTCATACTTTCCAAGGGACCGGTGTCTTAGGCACTGGGTTACAAGCTTTTGGCCATGTTGATAGAGACACCGAAGACACTATGCTAGGTggtgttatttttgatagTGTTGGTAATACACTTGTGTTTATGAATAACGAAACGACTTTTGGTTCTTCTATCGAAGTTTCTGATATATCAGCccttttaaatttagaagaagaagaggaagaagatgatgtTGTTGTGAGTAGTTTATCTAGCATTTCGATTAGTTATTCTACGACTTCTACTGcaaaattcaaaaacaatGGACACTCATTATTTTACAGAGAGGATGTTTTAAGCTATTATATTTcgattattattttaagcTTATTAAATATGCTTTTATAG
- the LST4 gene encoding Lst4p (similar to Saccharomyces cerevisiae YKL176C | LST4 | Lethal with Sec Thirteen), producing the protein MLGRLFNNNHDNKNTQKLSPHANSLYNNNICSLSNPLTSVASGSVCNPLYLDDCDLNTNPDFINMNIIEEIRSSFKNMSDNMKICLYGTKAPIYSTIENDAINSKSTTNVGNNHLRRVNGFRLLIACENGELMSRSNHKIIFDKTVCSSVNNNNNNNNNTSNTINSNTNDNINFNSNISKLISQNELKEYIFGSPVRCGNPRSFASNQLNCNLQTTSNSNISNNDDDEINTLLLQDSDDKLRVIKLPGYEPIILISRTFRINAAQSPQINNNGKSKISISILVSSRYTSSILESWNHGILFWFDCAQQRLSNNINYMNAFNNPNYAAATTTTNNNTNMKSQQYIMDNNIRILNSFIKNFIPLLLSYSEVPRLFLYPYEYKNFIFEWFKQVKNWLEVKEDSNNRLFLLISKILLDYKDLTQTDTYPNNGVHKRITILSHNNIIANKLIFIISALIPNRYSGSISKILSDNNDTSDKPNEKNLSDPSNVKSIDFLKKNSKGWDIPKKNSTFSFSKEQAIIQPSTSFSDGKSIQYVCSSLSSSIGSSSWFGSPNLSRTTSNTSLLQFFGNNTGIMSTPSPSVNEYDEYPWNSPASTRSLHSSFCPEDDQYVQATNNFNGSVNTSNNNNGEVKFENIQRSSSRLHDYKNLQSSIDSAFDAIILNQEDVDIDSENNKYFVIPGTDTHSDVLDVSMYVNNNTPLADNSKYSYNKREIPYRLTAYSHSYNPNFHLQAIPLNKYSEQQIIKTMKLDLKLDSLQYSKNRQSRQRVKASFPTFITSKSLIISLPTRDVKEFLLEKKLTSVDSPQHQLQKGSIIKQKTIKLSHSNSKFNTVRNQDLQNMVNHVENCINKGLCFVTQYNTMRSNDHKNSDTVNTNNDDKFSRERRSYNITNTNRNSFIHVTPPPPPPLPEDLSESEMNRRILEIFYQLINI; encoded by the coding sequence atgTTAGGGAGgttatttaataacaatcatGACAACAAAAACACACAGAAATTATCCCCCCATGCTAATAGCCtgtacaataataatatatgttCCCTTTCCAATCCATTAACATCAGTAGCATCTGGTAGTGTATGCAATCCACTCTATTTAGACGATTGCGATTTGAATACAAATCCGGATTTTATAAACATGAACATAATAGAAGAAATACGgtcttcttttaaaaatatgtcAGATAACATGaaaatatgtttatatGGTACCAAAGCGCCTATATACTCTACCATCGAAAACGATGCTATAAATTCCAAAAGTACTACTAATGTTGGTAATAATCATTTGAGAAGAGTTAATGGTTTCAGATTACTTATAGCTTGCGAAAATGGTGAATTAATGAGTAGAAGTAAtcacaaaataatttttgacAAAACTGTATGTTCTTCGgttaacaataacaacaacaacaataataataccagcAACACAATTAATAGCAATACTAATGACAACATCAATTTCAACAGTAACATTTCGAAACTTATTTCACAAAATGAACtgaaagaatatatatttggatCTCCCGTGCGGTGTGGCAACCCTCGTTCTTTTGCATCTAATCAACTAAATTGCAACTTACAAACAACGTCAAATAGTAACATATCAAAtaacgatgatgatgagaTCAACACACTATTACTTCAAGATTCGGATGATAAACTACGTGTTATTAAACTTCCAGGATATGAAcctataattttaatatcaagAACATTCCGTATTAATGCTGCTCAAAGTCcacaaattaataataacggtaaaagtaaaattagTATATCCATTTTGGTTTCTAGCAGATACACCTCAAGTATATTAGAAAGTTGGAACCATGGTATATTGTTTTGGTTTGATTGTGCTCAGCAAAGGCtatcaaataatattaactaTATGAATGCTTTTAATAATCCTAACTATGCTGCCGCCACCACtactaccaataataacactaaCATGAAAAGTCAGCAGTACATTATGGACAATAACATTAGGATTTTGAACagttttatcaaaaattttattccGCTACTACTATCGTACTCTGAGGTACCCAGACTATTTCTTTACCCTTACgaatacaaaaattttatttttgaatggTTCAAACAGGTAAAAAACTGGTTAGAAGTTAAAGAAGATAGCAATAatagattatttttattaatttccaAGATATTGTTAGATTATAAAGATTTAACGCAAACTGATACTTATCCTAACAATGGAGTACACAAACGGATAACTATTCTTTCgcataataatattattgctaataaattaatttttataatttctGCATTAATTCCAAACAGATACAGTGGGAGCATATCTAAAATACTAAGTGATAATAACGATACATCTGACAAACCCaatgaaaaaaacttaTCTGACCCAAGTAATGTCAAATCAATtgactttttaaaaaagaattccAAAGGTTGGGATatacccaaaaaaaatagtactTTTAGCTTCTCTAAAGAACAAGCAATAATTCAGCCGAGTACCTCCTTTAGTGATGGCAAATCTATTCAATATGtttgttcttctttatCTAGTAGTATTGGCTCGTCTTCATGGTTTGGGAGTCCGAATTTAAGCAGAACAACTAGTAACACGTCTTTGTTACAATTTTTTGGGAATAATACTGGTATTATGTCTACACCCTCTCCTTCAGTAAATGAATATGATGAATACCCTTGGAACTCACCTGCTTCTACCAGGTCCCTTCATTCTTCGTTCTGCCCCGAGGATGATCAATATGTACAGGCTACCAATAACTTTAACGGTAGTGTTAATACtagcaataacaataatggtgaagttaaatttgaaaacattCAAAGAAGTTCTTCTAGATTGCATGATTATAAAAACCTTCAATCATCCATTGATTCTGCATTCGAtgctattattttgaatcaAGAGGATGTTGATATTGATAGcgaaaataacaaatatttcGTGATTCCTGGCACTGATACACATTCAGACGTGCTAGATGTTTCTATGTATGTTAACAATAACACTCCTCTTGCCGATAACTCTAAATACTCATATAACAAGAGAGAGATACCTTACAGACTAACTGCATATTCTCATAGTTATAATCCAAATTTTCATCTTCAAGCCATCCCACTGAACAAGTACAGTGAACAGCAAATAATCAAGACTATGAAActtgatttaaaattagattCACTACAATATTCTAAAAATCGGCAATCTAGGCAACGTGTCAAGGCGAGCTTTCCCACATTTATCACTTCTAAGTCCCTAATTATCTCGCTACCAACAAGAGATGTGAAGGAGTTTTTATtagagaaaaaattgacTTCTGTTGATAGTCCACAACACCAATTACAAAAGGGCTCCATTATTAAgcaaaaaacaattaaactGTCGCATTCGAATAGTAAATTTAACACTGTACGGAATCAagatttacaaaatatgGTCAATCATGTAGAAAATTGTATTAACAAAGGATTGTGTTTTGTTACGCAATATAACACGATGCGCAGTAATGATCACAAAAATAGTGATACCGTTAACAccaataatgatgataagTTTAGTAGGGAAAGACGGTCATATAATATCACTAATACCAATAGAAACTCCTTTATCCATGTAActccaccaccaccaccaccacttCCGGAAGATCTGAGTGAATCTGAAATGAATAGAAGAATATTAGagattttttatcaattgaTTAATATATAG